CAACTGCTGCCTCATTTCGCCGCGAGCGCTCTGTATGTGCACAATATCTGGTTTGGCGATGGAAGCTTGATCAACTACCCAGCCTGGTCACTAGAGATCGAAGTCCAGTTTTATATCCTACTGCCATTGGTTGCGGGCTTGTTCAGCATCAGGAACAACTCGGTTCGCCGTATGATTGTCCTTGGGATTATTGGTGTGTCAATCGTCGCACAGGAATGGAAGTTGGTTTCTGAACTCTCCGTTTTTCAGTATATTCAGTTTTTTCTTCTAGGTTTTGTCATGGCAGATGCCTATCTGATGAACTGGAAATCATGTCCAAAGAAAAGTTACCTCTGGGACTGCGTATCCTTGATGGCATGGATGGGAATCATTCTCGTTCAAGTTCATGACGTAATGAAGCCTGTCTTGTTACCATTGTTTGTCTTGCTGGCATTTTCTGGAGCGTTTTTGGGGGTCTACACAAACCGCCTTTTGTGCAACCGATGGGTTGTCACTGTCGGAGGTATGTGCTACACGATTTACCTATACCACTACTTAATCCTGTCTTTTGTGGGGCGTTGGTTTATTACGCATTTGCAGGGGTGGCCCTACTGGCTTTGCTGGTTGGCGATGGCGCCGCTGATTCTGTCAGTGGTTTTTGTGTCGAGTAGTATCCTCTTCCTCTTCCTGGAAAAGCCTTTCATGCATCGCGATTGGTACATCAAACTGTGGGGATGGATTAGTCAGGTGAGATCAAACGAAAAAGGTATCTGAATCGGAATGATCAACTATCACTGTTCTGTCTGGATAGGATGGAGTGTTAGAGCGTGCTTGAACGCAAGAAGGGGGAAATCCGAACGCGAAAACCAGCAAACCGGGAATGACTGACTTAGAATCCGTGGCCTGTGCTCCAAAGACTAGCGTCCAATTTGTGAAGCCTGGAAATCCTAGCCTTACCTCGAACCCGTGCCAAAGGTGATCAGGCAAGGCGAAGTAAATGTGGCCAGAGGCACGGTAACCCGAGGGTCGGTCGGTCGTTTTAGCGACCTTCTTGAGCGTCGGTCTGGATTGGCTCATGCTCCGCGGTTGAATTATTCACGGACCTTATGCTGGCTTGTCGCTACGGACTTTTCACATCGCGAGCCGACTTCAGCAGGAATTTCCAGTTGACGCTGGCCTTAAAATCCGGCAAACACACGCTGCTCTATAACGGAATGGCTCAAGCGGGCGGCAAATTTTGCTCCTCGTTTCATCCACGGACTGTTTGACAATTCTTAGCGGAGGCGGAGACGAAGGTCACAGTAGTCGCTGTTTGGACTGCTCCGATGATTCTACTTCTCCCATTCTCTCACGCAGTGCCGGTGATGTGATGCTTAGGTGTAGGACAGAAGTGAACCTTTTCTGACCGGTCGCATACCTCGCCGAGGAGGAGGCCTGCCGGACGGGAAGGAAATACGTATGACGCATGACGCGGAAAGTTACTTGGTACCGTGTGCCCTCCTTGGGTCGCTACTTTCGTTAGCTATTGGTGGAGCCATTGTTCACCGGCATGCCGGCCTCTTTTCCTTTCTCTCGTCCCGAAAGTCCCAGTTCCACCACGCTCCCGAGTCCAAAGGGATTCCGCGGC
This DNA window, taken from Verrucomicrobiales bacterium, encodes the following:
- a CDS encoding acyltransferase produces the protein MHGVLRLAKCFDKARLKLARVSSVGVFIPEIDGLRFLAIASVVLFHLNGYILAKIPQVKVDDPVSVVLVEVFKQGGVGVQVFFAISGFILALPFAKFHFEQGPRVSLSRYFLRRLTRLEPPYLVNLILCFSLLVMFRGESFDQLLPHFAASALYVHNIWFGDGSLINYPAWSLEIEVQFYILLPLVAGLFSIRNNSVRRMIVLGIIGVSIVAQEWKLVSELSVFQYIQFFLLGFVMADAYLMNWKSCPKKSYLWDCVSLMAWMGIILVQVHDVMKPVLLPLFVLLAFSGAFLGVYTNRLLCNRWVVTVGGMCYTIYLYHYLILSFVGRWFITHLQGWPYWLCWLAMAPLILSVVFVSSSILFLFLEKPFMHRDWYIKLWGWISQVRSNEKGI